Genomic window (Caldinitratiruptor microaerophilus):
CGAGCGCGTGGCGGAGCAGATCCGCCGCGAGACCGGGCTGGTGCCGGCGGTGTCCGACCAGGTCGAGCGGGCCCTGCCCCGCATGGACGTGGTCATCGCCGTTTCCAGCAGCGGCGGGGGCATCATCCGGCCGGAGATGCTGCGAGCGGGCGCCGTGGTCTGCGACGTGGCGATGCCCCGCGACGTCGACGAGCAGGTGGCCGCCGTGCGGGACGACGTCCTGGTGGTCGACGGCGGGCTCGTGCAGGTCCCTGTTCGCACCGGGCTGGAGGCGGACGGCTTCCCGCCCGGCACGGCGCCGGCCTGCCTGGCCGAGACGATGCTCCTGGCCCTCGAGGGCCGGTACGAGAATTTCACCCTGGGGCGCGACCTCACCGTGGAGCAGGTGGACGAGATGGCGCGGCTCGCCCAGCGCCACGGGTTCCGCCTGGCCGGCATCCGCAGCTTTCACCGGGCCGTGGACCCCGGTCAGGTCCGCCGCATCCGCGAGCGGGCGCAGGCCCGGCGCCGGCAGGAGGCCCTCCCCGTGTGACGTCGGGGACATGGTCAATCGCGGCGAAGCGCCACATACATTGGGACCACCCCGAGAGCGGTCGGGGTGGTTTTGTGTGGGGCACGCCGGCGAGGCCGCTTGCGGGGCGGGCCCCACCGATCAGGCAGGGATTGCCGGCCCGACGGCGAAATCGTCTAGCCGATACCATTTCACGCAACGCAGGACGGCGGGGGGTCGCGGTTCGAAGCGGGTGCCCCGGCTCCGGGCCAGGGGCCCACACGAAGGGGCGGATCGTCCGGTGGCAGAGAAAGAGGTCTACCTTTCCCGGGACGGGCTGAAGAAGCTGGAGCAGGAACTCGAGTACTTGAAGACGGTGCGCCGGCGCGAGATCGCCGAGCGGATCCGGCAGGCCCGGGAATACGGGGACATCGCCGAGAACTCCGAATACGAGGACGCCAAGAACGAGCAGGCGTTCATCGAGGGCCGCATCCTCCAGCTGGAGAAGACCCTGCGCAACGCCCGGATCCTCACCGAGAACGGTTCTCCCAGCGGGCGGGTCGGGCTCGGCAGCCGGGTGCGCATCCGGAACCTCGACCTCGGCGAGGAGGAGGAGTACCTCATCGTCGGCACCCTCGAGGCGAACCCGGCAGAGAACCGGATCTCGGACGAGTCCCCCGTCGGCCGGGCGATCATGGGGCAGAAGGTCGGCGCCATCGTGGAGGTCGACGCGCCCGCCGGGGCGATGCGGGTGCAGATCCTGGAGATCCACTGAGCCGGAGGCGGGTTGACGGGCCTGCGGGTGCGTGGTAGATTGGAGCGTGCGCCGGCCGGCAGTCCTGGCGCTTCCGCCTGCGGAGCAGGAGCGGCCGGTACGTTCGTGGGGTCGTAGCTCAGAGGGAGAGCGCCGCCCTTGCAAGGCGGAGGTCGTGGGTTCGAATCCCATCGGCTCCACCAGGTGAAAGGCAGTGCGCGGGGAAAGGCCAGGTCAGCGATACACCGCTGACCTGGCCTCTCGCGTCCGGTGTGCTACTTCGTGACGGTCAGCTTGCCCGTCATGCCCAGGTCCTTGTGGCCGGGCTGGGTGCACTCGATGGTGTACTCGCCTTCTTTCGTGATCTCGAACTCTTTCGTTACCGTCTGGTTTGGATTCACCGTAACTTTAACGTTCGCATCAGGAATGACAAAGTCGTGAATCTGTGTGCCCGTGTTCTGGAGCGTGACCTTAAACTTGCCCACCTTGCCCGTGAAGGTGTTGGGCTCGAACCTCATGTTGTCGGTGAGCTTGACGGTGCCCAGATCCGTGACGGAGCTGCTGGAGCCTCCGCCGCCGCAGCCCGCGACCAGGACGGCCACGGCCAGGGTCAGGACCAGGGCGGACAGGAGCCGCTTCACTACCCCCTCACTCCTCTGCTGCGCATGGATTTCCGTATCGGTTCGGCGCACCCGGACGCCCCGCCGGCGAGCCCGGAGACCGGCCTGTACGGAAGAGAGGGCCGGACGCGCCGACCACGCACCAAGGATAGCACGGGGGGTTTCGGAGCGCAAGCATTAAATAAACCGACAGAGTACACATCGGGCGCAGCGAGGGGGGGCTCGGGCGGCGGGCGGAATGCCGCCCTTTACCCTCGGCGCGCGTCCGGTCGGGGTAGGTCATACGCCCGACTATCACCCGGGAAACAATCGGTGAGGCGCCCTACCCGAGTAGGGTCTAGCTTCTACTTCTAGTAGGGTCCTATTTCTACTTAGAGAACCGATGGAATAACGAAGTATTGACACTAACATAGAAGGGAGCCGATACTACAATCACCAGCAAGTTGCCTCGGAGGGGTCACCGTGCGGCGTGCCCGGCAGGCGCCGGACGCCCCATTGCCCGCGAGCCGAGGAGGCGGACGCGGTGACGCACCCCTCCCACACCGAAGGCGGCCACGGACCCGTGCCGCGCTGGCTGCTTGTGGTCTACCTCGGCATCCGCACGTTCTTTGTGTATTACATCATCACCAACGTCTTCATTCACGGAACCCACCCCACGTACCGCTTCTGAAGCCCTTCCATGCCCGTTTTTCCCTGCCCTCCGGGTGGGGGGGGTTCCATCCCCGGTCGGATTGAATGCCCCTGTCCCTGCGGTTATAATGGGTGCGCGGTTCGAGTAGGCCTTTCCTACTGGTCGGGGTAGACCAAAGGCCCATTCGGATATCGACTCGGATATCGACCGGTCACGGGAGGTGGGCGCCTGGTGGGATTGTGGTCGAAGTTCAAGCAGACCACCCTCTATAAGTCGATCTATCGCAACGAGTACCCGGACACGCCGCGGAATCAGGTCCTTGTCATCCTGAACAGCGTGGTCCTGCACCTGCATCCGGTGAAGGTGCCCCGCCGGGCCATACGGGTGAGCTACACATGGGGGCTCGGCGGCCTGTCGCTTCTCATGTTCCTCATCCTCACGGTAACCGGCGTCTGGCTCATGTTCTACTACGTGCCCGCGGTACCGGACGCGTACTTCTCCGTGCAGGCCCTCGAAACCGACGTCATCTTCGGTATGTTTTCCCGCAACCTGCACCGCTGGGCCGCGCACGGCATGGTCCTCGCCGTGTGGCTGCACATGGCCCGGGTCTTCTACACCGGCGCCTACAAGCCTCCCCGGGACTTCAACTGGGCCATCGGCGTCGTGCTCTTCACCGTGACCGTGCTCCTCTCGTTCACCGGCTACCTCCTCCCGTGGGACCAGCTTGCCTACTGGGCGATCCAGGTCGGATCGAACATGGCGGGGTCCACGCCCTTCATCGGCAAGCAGGTCCGGTTCGTGCTCCTGGGTGGCTACGACATCGGCCTGCCCACCCTGGTGCGCTGGTACACGCTCCACGTGCTCCTGCTGCCGCTGGCGGCCATCGTCCTCATGGCGGTGCACTTCTGGCGCGTCCGCAAGGACGGCGGCATCTCCACCCCGATCCCCTATGAGGACGAAGAGGAAACCGCACCGGCGCCCGAGCCCCAGCCTCTGGGCGGCGCCGCCGACTGATCCGGCCGACCGGGCCGACTGAGTCGTAGGAGGAAAGCGGATGGCTCAGCCCACCCCCAAGTACCAGCAGGCAGGGCCCAAGGTGAAGCCGGCCGAGAAGGAGGAGATGGTTTACACCTGGCCCTACCTGGTGAGCATCGAGGCGATCATGGCGATCGCCATGACCCTCGCGCTCTCGCTCATGTCGATGTTCGTCAACGCGCCCTTGCTCGCCCTGGCCAACCCGGAGCAGACGCCGAACCCGGCGAAGGCGCCGTGGTACTTCCTGGGGCTGCAGGAGCTGCTCCTGCACATGCACCCGGCCCTGGCCGGCGTCATCGTGCCCGGCGCCGCCCTTCTCCTCCTGGCGATGATCCCTTACGTCGACCGGGACCGGCGGGGCACGGGGATCTGGTTCAGCACCCGCAAGGGGATTCCCATCACGATCTTCTCCTGGGTCTACACCTGGATCTGGGAACTGGTGCTCATCCTGATCGACGAGTTCTGGGTCACCAAGGACGCCGCCGGCCAGGAGATCAAGGGCATCGAGCGCCACCTCACCTTCTGGCTCAACGACCTCTTCCCCGGCATGGTGAAGATCGGCGTCGGCTGGGAGTGGCTCGGCAAGATCCTGCTTCCCAGCGGGCTGATGGTGGCGATCCCCTGGATCCTGGCCGAGATCGTCCGCCGGCGGTGGAAGGCCAACACGCGCGAGGTCATGATCGCGCTGGGGACGTTCTACTTCGCTTCCTTCGTCCTCCTCACCATCATCGGCACCGCCTTCCGAGGGCACAGCATGCTCCTCATGTGGCCGTGGGAGGTCACGCCGCCGGAGTGAGC
Coding sequences:
- the greA gene encoding transcription elongation factor GreA, translated to MAEKEVYLSRDGLKKLEQELEYLKTVRRREIAERIRQAREYGDIAENSEYEDAKNEQAFIEGRILQLEKTLRNARILTENGSPSGRVGLGSRVRIRNLDLGEEEEYLIVGTLEANPAENRISDESPVGRAIMGQKVGAIVEVDAPAGAMRVQILEIH
- the extP gene encoding selenite/tellurite reduction operon b-type cytochrome ExtP, producing MGLWSKFKQTTLYKSIYRNEYPDTPRNQVLVILNSVVLHLHPVKVPRRAIRVSYTWGLGGLSLLMFLILTVTGVWLMFYYVPAVPDAYFSVQALETDVIFGMFSRNLHRWAAHGMVLAVWLHMARVFYTGAYKPPRDFNWAIGVVLFTVTVLLSFTGYLLPWDQLAYWAIQVGSNMAGSTPFIGKQVRFVLLGGYDIGLPTLVRWYTLHVLLLPLAAIVLMAVHFWRVRKDGGISTPIPYEDEEETAPAPEPQPLGGAAD
- a CDS encoding cupredoxin domain-containing protein, whose product is MKRLLSALVLTLAVAVLVAGCGGGGSSSSVTDLGTVKLTDNMRFEPNTFTGKVGKFKVTLQNTGTQIHDFVIPDANVKVTVNPNQTVTKEFEITKEGEYTIECTQPGHKDLGMTGKLTVTK
- a CDS encoding cytochrome b family protein; this encodes MAQPTPKYQQAGPKVKPAEKEEMVYTWPYLVSIEAIMAIAMTLALSLMSMFVNAPLLALANPEQTPNPAKAPWYFLGLQELLLHMHPALAGVIVPGAALLLLAMIPYVDRDRRGTGIWFSTRKGIPITIFSWVYTWIWELVLILIDEFWVTKDAAGQEIKGIERHLTFWLNDLFPGMVKIGVGWEWLGKILLPSGLMVAIPWILAEIVRRRWKANTREVMIALGTFYFASFVLLTIIGTAFRGHSMLLMWPWEVTPPE